The following are from one region of the Micromonospora sp. WMMD1102 genome:
- a CDS encoding MATE family efflux transporter, with amino-acid sequence MLGLALPALLVLAAEPLYVLVDTAVLGHLGAVPLAALAVGGPVMTLVVWIGTVTAYGTTGRAARRFGYGDRAAAVAEGVQSSWLALAAGVLLAVAMQFAAGPLARTVAGGGSPEVADGAAAWLRIAAIGAPGLLLAAAGNGWMRGVQDTRRPLWFVLGPNLLSALLCPLLVYPAGLGLAGSAIANAIAQTLSGLLFAAALVAERVPLAPRPRVIGRQLVLSRDLLIRGAAFQVSFLSATTVAARFGVAAVGAHQIALQLWFFTALLLDALAIAAQALVGAALGAGNGAGARLLGRRIAIYGGVCGIAFAVVIGAGAGVVPGWFSDDPQVREQAMIAWPWFVGMQPLAGVVFALDGVLIGAGDVRFLRDLTVVSGLGVFLPTIWLSYALDLGLGGIWAGLTLFVLARLVGLLLRIRSGRWAVLGATR; translated from the coding sequence ATCCTCGGACTCGCCCTGCCGGCCCTGCTGGTGCTCGCCGCCGAGCCGCTCTACGTACTCGTCGACACCGCCGTACTCGGACATCTCGGCGCGGTGCCGCTCGCCGCGCTCGCCGTCGGCGGGCCGGTGATGACCCTGGTCGTTTGGATCGGCACCGTCACCGCGTACGGCACCACCGGGCGGGCGGCCCGCCGCTTCGGGTACGGCGACCGGGCGGCAGCCGTCGCCGAGGGCGTCCAGTCGTCCTGGCTCGCCCTCGCCGCCGGAGTGCTGCTGGCGGTCGCCATGCAGTTCGCGGCCGGCCCGCTGGCGCGTACCGTCGCGGGTGGCGGATCCCCCGAGGTGGCCGACGGCGCGGCAGCCTGGCTGCGGATCGCGGCGATCGGCGCCCCCGGCCTGCTGCTGGCCGCGGCCGGCAACGGCTGGATGCGCGGCGTGCAGGACACCCGGCGGCCGCTCTGGTTCGTGCTCGGGCCGAACCTGCTCTCCGCGCTGCTCTGCCCGCTGCTCGTCTATCCCGCCGGGCTCGGCCTGGCTGGCTCGGCGATCGCCAACGCGATCGCGCAGACCCTCTCCGGGCTGCTCTTCGCGGCCGCGCTGGTCGCCGAGCGGGTTCCGCTGGCACCCCGCCCGAGGGTGATCGGCCGGCAACTCGTGCTCAGCCGTGACCTGCTGATCCGGGGCGCCGCCTTCCAGGTCAGCTTCCTCTCCGCGACCACCGTGGCGGCCCGATTCGGGGTGGCCGCCGTCGGCGCGCACCAGATCGCCCTGCAACTCTGGTTCTTCACCGCGCTGCTGCTCGACGCGCTGGCCATCGCCGCCCAGGCGCTCGTCGGAGCCGCCCTCGGCGCGGGGAACGGTGCCGGCGCCCGGCTGCTGGGTCGGCGGATTGCGATCTACGGCGGCGTCTGCGGGATCGCCTTCGCAGTTGTCATCGGCGCCGGTGCCGGTGTGGTGCCGGGCTGGTTCAGCGACGACCCACAGGTACGTGAGCAGGCCATGATCGCCTGGCCGTGGTTCGTCGGGATGCAGCCGCTGGCCGGCGTCGTCTTCGCCCTCGACGGGGTACTCATCGGTGCCGGCGACGTCCGGTTCCTGCGCGACCTGACCGTGGTCAGCGGTCTCGGCGTCTTCCTGCCGACGATCTGGCTCAGTTACGCCCTCGATCTCGGCCTCGGCGGGATCTGGGCCGGGCTCACCCTTTTCGTGCTGGCCCGGCTGGTCGGACTGCTGCTCCGGATCCGCTCCGGCCGCTGGGCCGTACTCGGCGCCACCCGTTAA
- a CDS encoding nuclease-related domain-containing protein, with the protein MPTDRDSSVLTRSGLYVVELKHWQGVIEGSGTHWTRQLPNGRTFPEDNPYILANRKAKRLASLIKHYAPRNAQVPYVGAIVFLHARHEDRGRAPAGPRFRCSPRRTAG; encoded by the coding sequence ATGCCCACTGACCGGGATTCGTCGGTGCTCACCCGCAGTGGTCTGTACGTGGTGGAGCTGAAGCACTGGCAGGGTGTAATCGAGGGCAGCGGCACCCACTGGACCCGGCAGCTGCCGAACGGCCGGACGTTCCCGGAGGACAACCCGTACATCCTGGCGAACCGTAAGGCGAAGCGGCTGGCCAGCCTGATCAAGCACTACGCCCCCAGGAATGCGCAGGTGCCGTACGTGGGCGCGATCGTGTTCCTGCATGCCCGCCACGAGGATCGTGGCCGCGCACCGGCCGGACCGCGCTTCCGGTGCTCACCGAGGCGTACGGCAGGCTAG